The following are encoded together in the uncultured Sphaerochaeta sp. genome:
- a CDS encoding GntR family transcriptional regulator has protein sequence MALKFKTVFTQLQMKIIFGEWPEGYRIPTEMELCEQYGVSRVTIRRALDGLVRQGYISRTRGRGSFVLFKRKVVGLGYPQVPMEGEEPQKKGSYKILLKEKVEASNADRTQMHFSDDPTDRELWHFKSLHIVDGKPSVLSDYYVTSRFGQEIALLGEESERSFFDLVSWHVGQKCHFVQGKVAAINPNEEICKQLGIDCSSASLWCRGLCVLDDGTVIGRCTKVFNGLMYEFAVEDQSDVSVGG, from the coding sequence ATGGCATTGAAATTCAAGACTGTTTTCACACAGCTGCAAATGAAAATCATTTTCGGTGAATGGCCTGAAGGATATCGTATTCCTACCGAAATGGAACTCTGCGAACAATATGGAGTCTCCCGTGTTACTATCCGACGTGCTTTGGATGGTTTGGTCCGTCAGGGATATATCTCACGTACCCGTGGCCGAGGTTCGTTTGTCTTGTTTAAACGAAAAGTAGTCGGTCTTGGGTATCCTCAAGTGCCGATGGAGGGAGAAGAGCCCCAGAAAAAAGGCTCTTATAAGATTCTCTTGAAAGAGAAAGTGGAAGCATCGAATGCAGATCGTACCCAGATGCACTTTTCAGATGATCCTACCGATCGTGAACTGTGGCACTTTAAGAGTTTGCATATCGTGGATGGAAAACCCTCTGTTCTGAGCGACTACTATGTCACTTCTCGTTTTGGGCAGGAGATTGCGTTGCTTGGGGAAGAGAGTGAACGCTCCTTTTTTGATCTGGTCAGTTGGCATGTCGGTCAGAAGTGTCATTTCGTCCAGGGCAAGGTTGCAGCCATCAACCCGAATGAAGAGATCTGCAAACAACTTGGTATCGATTGTAGTTCTGCCAGCCTTTGGTGCAGAGGCCTTTGCGTCCTTGATGACGGGACGGTAATCGGAAGGTGTACCAAGGTCTTTAATGGCCTCATGTATGAATTTGCTGTTGAGGATCAATCAGACGTTTCTGTAGGTGGCTGA
- a CDS encoding ferritin-like domain-containing protein, translating to MAYSEPYDAIDERTRDISRAITSLREELEAIDWYNQRVNTTKDAELAGVMAHNRDEEIEHAAMTLEWLRRNMDKWDDELKTYLFSSGSLLEVEEGGEGTEGSTATSLSIGDLKK from the coding sequence ATGGCGTACAGTGAACCTTATGATGCAATAGATGAGAGGACGCGGGATATCTCCCGTGCAATCACCAGCCTTCGTGAAGAACTTGAGGCAATCGACTGGTACAACCAGCGGGTGAACACCACAAAAGATGCAGAACTGGCTGGCGTAATGGCACACAACCGCGACGAAGAGATCGAACATGCAGCCATGACCCTCGAGTGGCTGAGACGCAATATGGACAAATGGGATGATGAACTAAAAACCTATCTTTTCAGCAGTGGAAGCTTACTGGAAGTAGAAGAAGGTGGTGAAGGTACTGAAGGGTCCACTGCAACTTCTCTCTCAATTGGTGACTTGAAGAAATAA
- a CDS encoding family 1 encapsulin nanocompartment shell protein, with the protein MDMFKRELAPLSSEAWAEIENRAKEVLLSRLTARKVVNVNGPKGIDFTAISEGRLTLVDDGDVKAGVYTAKPLTEARIRFSLNKWELDNLARGAKDIDFDTLDAAIEKLALFEERAIYDGYEKGGIKGLKESSEHKALTFGKESSDILASVTEGLILLKKSYVHGPYSLVVGKEGWIALNKEAHGQNLLERVERMLGSKVVYSPNIEGALLLPYNSEDLELTIGQDFALGYETHDTKEVTLFATESFTFRVLEPKAIVVYK; encoded by the coding sequence ATGGATATGTTCAAACGTGAATTAGCCCCTCTCTCATCTGAGGCTTGGGCAGAAATAGAAAACAGGGCAAAGGAAGTATTACTCTCCCGTCTTACCGCTCGCAAAGTAGTCAACGTCAATGGACCAAAGGGAATTGACTTCACTGCCATTAGTGAAGGCCGCCTTACCTTGGTTGATGATGGAGACGTGAAGGCTGGAGTCTACACAGCAAAACCCTTGACCGAAGCCAGAATTCGGTTTTCCCTGAATAAGTGGGAGCTGGACAATCTAGCCCGCGGTGCGAAGGATATTGATTTTGATACGCTTGACGCTGCCATTGAAAAACTGGCTCTATTTGAAGAGCGTGCCATCTATGATGGGTATGAGAAAGGTGGTATCAAGGGACTGAAGGAATCGAGTGAGCATAAGGCTCTGACCTTTGGCAAGGAATCCAGTGATATTCTTGCCTCAGTCACCGAAGGTCTTATCCTGCTCAAGAAAAGTTATGTTCATGGCCCCTACTCCCTTGTCGTAGGAAAAGAGGGCTGGATTGCACTGAACAAAGAAGCCCATGGGCAGAATCTGCTCGAAAGAGTAGAAAGAATGCTTGGAAGCAAAGTAGTCTACTCCCCGAATATTGAAGGAGCTCTCCTACTTCCTTATAATAGCGAAGACCTTGAGCTGACTATTGGACAGGACTTTGCCCTAGGCTACGAGACCCATGACACCAAGGAGGTAACCCTCTTTGCAACTGAGTCTTTCACCTTCAGGGTACTGGAACCGAAGGCGATTGTAGTCTACAAGTAA
- a CDS encoding alginate lyase family protein yields MKKDTYFSNWRICFLDDPKQVAAYLWQHEKEEAEIIIATAEEIVQQSFLFNQRWDMERTSEPVVFPHDIDWLYQPSDDSEWVYAFNRMRFWITLGQAYALTGNEQYAKAFASQLCHWVKNVRRVDPKSQKAWRSIEAGLRMEYWIKAMQYFKESPSITDPILQTFLSSVADHAEFLYSVWDSYHLMSNWGVLENHGLFLASLALEKSEFSETYCREAVRRLAREIEIQVYDDGMQWEQSPMYHNEVLHCYLDVVILARRLHLPLPDVIKEKTYKMCKASLAWQKPDGTEPCMGDSDAIDQRDLITKAAYLYQDGELKKGGYPHLDSDTIWDLGFRAVRCYDQLPSLPTSQRLFVLHESGNTIYKEEGTYLRFHCGTLGAGHGHSDKLHFDLYANGEDLLVDAGRFTYVPKSERYEFKDSTAHNTTTVDNKNFTVCKDSWECSKLSAPLGFRAVEKKGFIAFQGSHQGYLDVGVIPRRTIVVLDKTLILICDAFLSQEHHRYQSYLHFNDKGKVRLQESEAVYQSAQNAMHIHTLSSGGVTQYLKSTRLSRHYNELIDNKTLVSEVESDGFASLFTLISLNEDAVFKKERVLSNFKKSRFPDSLIEAVTIKKGEAAYTVVVSHQEWASPTDTFNVDGCTGFGSLVVFDRGKGETEIGERLFT; encoded by the coding sequence ATGAAGAAAGATACGTATTTCTCCAATTGGAGAATCTGCTTCTTGGATGATCCAAAGCAGGTTGCAGCCTACCTTTGGCAGCACGAGAAAGAAGAAGCGGAAATAATAATTGCTACAGCCGAAGAGATTGTGCAACAGTCATTTCTGTTCAATCAACGGTGGGATATGGAACGTACCAGCGAGCCGGTTGTATTCCCCCACGATATAGACTGGTTGTATCAACCATCCGATGATAGTGAGTGGGTCTATGCGTTCAACAGGATGCGGTTCTGGATTACGCTGGGACAAGCCTATGCGCTGACCGGTAATGAGCAGTATGCAAAGGCATTTGCCTCCCAGCTCTGTCACTGGGTGAAGAATGTCAGGCGCGTTGATCCAAAGAGCCAGAAAGCATGGCGTTCCATTGAAGCTGGACTTCGCATGGAGTACTGGATTAAGGCGATGCAGTACTTCAAGGAGAGCCCCTCTATAACAGACCCCATCCTTCAAACATTCCTCTCCTCGGTAGCTGACCATGCGGAATTTCTCTATTCCGTGTGGGACAGCTATCATCTTATGAGCAATTGGGGTGTCTTGGAGAATCATGGATTGTTTCTCGCTTCCCTCGCTCTCGAGAAGAGTGAATTCAGTGAAACGTACTGTAGGGAAGCAGTCAGAAGACTGGCTAGGGAAATAGAGATACAGGTGTATGACGACGGAATGCAGTGGGAACAGTCTCCGATGTACCACAATGAGGTCCTACACTGCTACCTGGATGTAGTGATTCTTGCCAGGCGGTTGCACCTCCCTCTCCCTGATGTGATCAAGGAGAAGACCTACAAGATGTGCAAGGCCTCCCTCGCATGGCAGAAACCCGATGGAACGGAGCCCTGCATGGGGGACAGTGATGCGATTGACCAAAGGGACCTGATCACCAAGGCAGCCTATCTCTATCAGGATGGAGAGCTGAAGAAGGGCGGGTACCCCCATCTCGATTCTGACACCATCTGGGATCTCGGTTTCAGGGCAGTGAGATGCTACGATCAGCTACCCAGTCTCCCCACCTCGCAACGCCTCTTTGTATTGCACGAGAGTGGGAATACAATCTACAAGGAAGAAGGTACTTACCTCCGATTCCACTGTGGTACCCTTGGAGCTGGCCATGGGCATAGTGACAAACTCCATTTCGACCTCTATGCGAATGGGGAGGACCTGCTGGTGGACGCCGGGCGGTTCACCTATGTCCCGAAATCTGAGCGGTATGAGTTTAAGGACAGTACTGCCCATAACACCACAACAGTGGATAACAAGAACTTCACTGTCTGTAAGGACAGTTGGGAGTGCTCCAAGCTCAGCGCTCCCTTGGGATTCCGAGCGGTTGAGAAAAAAGGATTCATAGCCTTCCAAGGTTCTCATCAAGGGTATCTGGATGTCGGGGTAATTCCACGTAGGACGATCGTGGTATTGGATAAAACCCTTATTCTCATCTGTGATGCGTTTTTATCCCAGGAACACCATAGGTATCAAAGCTATCTACACTTTAATGACAAGGGAAAGGTACGGTTGCAAGAGTCTGAAGCAGTATATCAGAGTGCCCAGAATGCCATGCACATCCATACTCTCTCCAGTGGAGGGGTCACCCAGTATCTTAAGAGTACCAGGCTCTCTCGTCACTACAATGAGCTGATCGACAACAAGACCTTGGTCAGTGAGGTGGAAAGTGATGGGTTTGCATCATTGTTCACCTTGATCTCACTCAATGAGGATGCTGTGTTCAAGAAGGAGCGGGTGCTCTCCAATTTCAAGAAGAGCCGATTCCCTGATTCCCTGATCGAGGCTGTCACCATCAAGAAGGGAGAGGCTGCCTATACCGTGGTAGTCAGTCACCAGGAGTGGGCAAGCCCTACCGACACCTTCAACGTCGATGGATGTACGGGCTTTGGCTCATTGGTGGTGTTTGACCGCGGGAAGGGGGAGACAGAGATTGGAGAGCGACTATTCACCTAG
- a CDS encoding glycoside hydrolase family 88 protein — translation MQEITQEAVQRALGEAVSQVRRNLPMFTYCCQNHSSVKNFYPPCDNNQWTCGFWPGEVCLAWEYAKDSVFLNAANILAESFLYRIENKIEVDHHDMGFLYTPSCVSLYKLDGNERAKRAALLAADQLLTRFQEKGSFIQAWGTMDEKENYRFIIDCLMNLPLLYWASEVTGDAKYRTIALLHTDTCLKYSFREDGSTFHTFFMDQENGEPLRGETCQGYRADSFWARGQAWSLYGLALSYRYTKDERCLKQFRESTSFFLSRLPEDLVPYWDLIFTEGDEPRDSSSASIAACGLLEMADLLDDTQADLYRSWAKKLIRSLYDSYRVTDPSYSNGLVLHGTYSKKSPYNTCTPEGVDECVSWGDYFYMEALTRLAGSWATYW, via the coding sequence ATGCAGGAAATAACACAGGAAGCCGTTCAACGTGCTTTGGGTGAGGCCGTCTCACAGGTGAGGCGGAATTTACCTATGTTCACCTATTGTTGTCAGAATCATTCATCAGTGAAAAACTTCTATCCTCCTTGTGATAACAACCAGTGGACCTGTGGTTTTTGGCCGGGAGAGGTATGCCTTGCTTGGGAGTATGCCAAGGATTCCGTATTTCTGAATGCTGCAAACATTCTGGCGGAGAGCTTCCTGTACCGTATCGAGAACAAGATAGAGGTTGACCATCATGATATGGGCTTCCTCTATACTCCCAGTTGTGTCTCCTTATACAAGTTGGATGGAAATGAGCGGGCAAAGCGAGCTGCCCTGCTGGCCGCAGACCAACTGCTGACTCGGTTCCAGGAGAAGGGATCCTTCATCCAAGCATGGGGAACTATGGACGAGAAGGAGAACTACCGCTTTATCATCGATTGCTTGATGAATCTTCCCTTGCTCTATTGGGCGAGTGAGGTAACCGGTGATGCAAAGTATCGGACAATTGCCCTGCTCCATACCGACACCTGCCTCAAGTACTCATTTCGCGAGGATGGTTCCACCTTCCACACTTTTTTTATGGACCAGGAGAATGGAGAACCGCTCAGGGGAGAGACCTGCCAAGGATATCGTGCTGATTCATTCTGGGCACGGGGACAGGCCTGGTCCCTCTATGGCCTTGCGCTCAGCTACCGTTATACAAAGGATGAGCGTTGCCTCAAGCAGTTCAGGGAGAGTACCTCCTTCTTCCTGTCCCGCCTCCCCGAGGATTTGGTTCCCTACTGGGACTTGATCTTCACAGAAGGGGATGAACCCAGAGATTCCTCCAGTGCCTCCATTGCTGCCTGCGGTCTTTTGGAAATGGCTGATCTTCTCGATGATACGCAAGCTGATCTGTATCGATCCTGGGCGAAGAAGCTCATACGAAGCCTGTATGATTCCTATAGGGTAACAGACCCATCCTATTCCAACGGACTGGTCCTTCACGGTACCTACTCCAAGAAGAGTCCCTATAATACATGCACCCCTGAAGGGGTTGATGAATGCGTCTCATGGGGTGATTATTTCTATATGGAGGCCTTGACGCGGCTTGCAGGTAGCTGGGCTACCTACTGGTAA
- a CDS encoding carbohydrate ABC transporter permease gives MQVRIRKTTNSTIAVYLLLILSALVMLLPFAWMISASLKLDKDVFTFPIQWIPSQPRLENYTEIWTTIPLGLFIRNTAKLTVIVTLLQLLTSSFAAYAFAKLQFKGRNILFLGYVATIAMPWHVYMVPQFIMMRSFGLNNTHLAIIFLQAFSAFGVFLMKQFYMSVPDELCEAARIDGMSEYSIWWKIMLPLSKPALSTLTIFTFVNTWNDFLGPLLYLTRTELKTIQIGLRMFISQYSSEYGLIMAASVVALIPVVIVFLSLQKFFVQGVATAGLKG, from the coding sequence ATGCAAGTACGGATCAGAAAAACCACCAATTCCACCATTGCAGTCTATCTCTTGCTTATCCTCTCTGCGTTGGTGATGTTGTTGCCCTTTGCCTGGATGATCAGTGCATCGCTGAAGCTCGACAAGGATGTATTTACCTTCCCGATCCAGTGGATCCCATCCCAGCCTCGCCTGGAAAACTATACAGAGATCTGGACGACCATCCCCTTGGGTTTGTTTATCAGGAATACCGCCAAGCTTACCGTTATCGTGACACTTCTCCAGCTATTAACTTCTTCATTTGCTGCCTACGCGTTTGCTAAGTTGCAGTTCAAGGGAAGGAATATTTTGTTTCTTGGCTATGTAGCGACCATTGCCATGCCTTGGCATGTCTATATGGTTCCTCAGTTCATCATGATGCGTTCCTTCGGGTTGAACAACACACACCTGGCAATCATCTTTCTTCAGGCATTCAGTGCTTTTGGAGTGTTCTTGATGAAACAGTTCTACATGAGTGTTCCCGATGAGCTGTGTGAGGCAGCACGAATTGATGGGATGAGTGAGTACAGCATCTGGTGGAAGATCATGCTTCCTCTATCTAAGCCTGCACTTTCCACCCTGACTATTTTTACGTTTGTAAACACCTGGAATGACTTCCTCGGTCCTTTGCTCTACCTTACACGGACCGAGCTGAAGACCATCCAGATAGGACTCAGAATGTTCATAAGTCAGTACTCCAGTGAGTACGGCCTGATCATGGCTGCCAGTGTGGTTGCCTTGATTCCGGTTGTCATCGTTTTTCTCTCCCTGCAGAAGTTCTTCGTCCAGGGAGTGGCCACTGCCGGACTGAAGGGGTAG
- a CDS encoding sugar ABC transporter permease: MPSKKATFKKQLVAYSFIAPNFIGFAVFTMVPIIFAFTLAFLHWDGSNPITWAGLGNFFDLFDDDQFKAALKNTIVYTAGTVPLTLVASLFLAVILNQGFKARNFFRTVSFFPYVASLVAVAAVWNMIFNPSKGPVNMLLYTLGFDSVPGWAADKDWAMITIVFFSVWKYMGYYMIIYLAGLQGINPELYEAASLDGTNAWQRFRYVTIPQLSGVSFFVMVMLTIQCFKVYDIVYMVTQGGPGTATLVLVYDIYNKAFISWNLGSASAVAMVLFILVLAVTLVQFNGEKRMH, from the coding sequence ATGCCCTCAAAAAAAGCAACGTTTAAAAAACAGTTGGTTGCATATAGTTTCATTGCACCAAACTTTATAGGGTTTGCCGTGTTTACCATGGTCCCCATTATATTTGCATTCACACTTGCCTTCCTTCATTGGGATGGTTCAAACCCCATCACCTGGGCAGGGCTTGGCAATTTTTTCGATCTGTTTGACGACGACCAGTTCAAGGCTGCCTTGAAAAATACCATCGTCTATACAGCCGGGACGGTTCCCCTTACCTTGGTTGCAAGTCTGTTTCTTGCAGTCATTCTCAACCAGGGCTTTAAAGCCCGTAATTTTTTTAGAACAGTGAGCTTTTTTCCCTATGTAGCTTCCTTGGTTGCCGTAGCGGCAGTCTGGAATATGATCTTCAACCCATCCAAGGGCCCGGTCAACATGTTGCTCTATACGCTGGGTTTTGATTCGGTACCTGGATGGGCAGCCGACAAAGACTGGGCGATGATTACCATCGTATTCTTCAGTGTTTGGAAGTACATGGGCTATTATATGATTATCTATCTTGCAGGTTTGCAAGGGATAAACCCGGAATTATATGAAGCAGCGAGCTTGGATGGGACCAATGCATGGCAACGATTTCGCTATGTTACCATTCCTCAGCTTAGTGGTGTCTCTTTCTTTGTAATGGTTATGCTTACCATCCAGTGCTTCAAGGTATATGACATTGTGTATATGGTTACCCAGGGAGGGCCGGGAACTGCTACCTTGGTACTCGTTTACGATATTTATAACAAAGCCTTTATTAGTTGGAATCTTGGTTCTGCAAGTGCAGTTGCCATGGTGCTCTTTATCCTGGTTCTCGCCGTTACGTTGGTCCAATTCAACGGTGAGAAGCGGATGCATTAG
- a CDS encoding sugar ABC transporter substrate-binding protein, which produces MKKVLTILLVLALLTGSVFANGTKEAAQEVSGQTTLKWALWDIASTTYYEPLITAYEAANPDVKIEMLDLGSADFMTMLQTQLSGGDSSIDVVTIKDIPGYNNLVKRNLLMDLNPMITSEGVDLSLYGGTTDQISVDGKLYGIPFRSDFWIVYYNKELFDNAGVAYPTNDMTFAEFDALARKMTSGMGAKKVYGAHYHTWRSAVQLFGILDGKNTIVDGTYNFLKPYYEMVLGQQRDGIVQDYATLKTSSTHYSGVFYNNSVAMMNMGSWFIATLIDQIAQGKTECSEWGLVKYPHAEGVAPGTTLGTITSIGVSNASKKKDAAFDFVKFVTGPEGAQIIAKTGTIPAIKDDSVIEIIASKPGFPTDQATRDALQVHKTYLEMPLHEKSAEIEVVLNQVHDEIMTNNISVDGGIKKMNEQVQKILGK; this is translated from the coding sequence ATGAAAAAAGTACTGACGATTTTGCTTGTACTGGCACTACTGACAGGTTCTGTGTTTGCAAATGGAACCAAGGAGGCAGCCCAGGAGGTAAGTGGGCAGACTACACTCAAGTGGGCCCTGTGGGACATCGCTTCTACTACGTATTATGAACCCTTGATCACCGCGTATGAGGCAGCAAACCCTGATGTGAAGATCGAGATGCTCGATCTTGGCTCGGCTGACTTTATGACCATGTTGCAGACCCAGCTCTCTGGTGGAGACTCATCGATTGATGTTGTCACCATCAAGGATATTCCTGGTTACAACAATCTGGTGAAGCGTAATTTGCTGATGGATCTCAATCCAATGATTACCAGCGAAGGTGTTGATCTTTCCCTCTATGGTGGAACCACAGACCAGATTTCTGTTGATGGAAAGCTCTATGGAATTCCCTTCCGTAGTGATTTCTGGATTGTCTATTACAACAAGGAACTCTTCGATAATGCTGGAGTTGCCTATCCTACCAATGATATGACCTTTGCGGAGTTTGACGCGCTTGCTCGAAAGATGACCAGCGGAATGGGCGCTAAGAAGGTCTATGGAGCTCACTATCATACCTGGCGTTCTGCTGTGCAATTGTTTGGTATCCTTGATGGAAAGAATACCATCGTGGATGGTACATATAACTTCCTCAAGCCTTACTATGAGATGGTACTGGGCCAACAGAGGGATGGAATTGTCCAGGATTATGCTACCCTGAAGACCTCATCCACCCACTACAGTGGTGTGTTCTACAACAACAGCGTTGCAATGATGAACATGGGTTCATGGTTCATTGCCACCTTGATCGACCAGATTGCACAGGGCAAGACCGAATGCTCCGAGTGGGGCTTGGTCAAGTATCCCCATGCTGAGGGAGTTGCTCCTGGAACCACCCTTGGAACCATTACCAGCATTGGCGTGAGTAATGCTTCCAAGAAGAAAGATGCTGCGTTTGATTTCGTGAAGTTCGTAACCGGTCCTGAAGGTGCCCAGATCATTGCAAAGACCGGAACCATTCCTGCAATCAAGGATGACAGCGTTATTGAGATCATCGCTTCCAAGCCTGGATTCCCAACCGATCAGGCAACACGTGATGCACTTCAGGTGCACAAGACTTATCTTGAGATGCCCCTGCATGAGAAGTCTGCAGAGATCGAGGTTGTGTTGAACCAGGTCCATGATGAGATCATGACCAACAACATCAGCGTCGACGGTGGTATCAAGAAGATGAATGAGCAAGTCCAGAAGATTCTGGGAAAATAG
- a CDS encoding sensor histidine kinase: MRLKTLKGKITMITITFALVIAILVATFSFLLFRSFALESQISSTEFNLQFIGAKARENMVAIDSLIKWCTTNTLVSAYLEQEGNTNALETYERVKEEVMNNLAQAYVSRIIITDINHTKLIHTGLWMSDSMPVNTTNVDRVLPSTFTENGGWNLIWQDPFLREEAQVLPIRRVLTRSSSPEVTGQLYLAVSASLILDLVKDYTLPEGSSLYLGIGDHFYQLKNNRFHLMQVPAMEVMDADTDGERTQVAKVLLDGQQQLLITCPTGFQDITLSQTLSSDKVRFERTTYLSMLVIILLAVLLFGTILALLLNRLFNRPIAKIQERMKAIAHSDFSSDPSIEWEDELGDIGKGINELAGRVDELLERRVTDEKKKQELEYRMLQSQINPHFLYNTLNSIKWMATLQKATGIAEMTTSLSRLMKNVSKADEPIITLEAELELLNDYFVIQKYRYGGTLVLQVSIEPCYYAIGIPRFTLQPLVENAIFHGIEPKGGVGTVTIEVRLEEDAYSLIITDDGVGMDQSIIDAAFDSSISPNKGMFTEIGIKNVAKRIEYMFGENYGLTLQSEKGLYTKAIIRLPLQKKDGTAWRPN, from the coding sequence ATGCGGCTGAAGACCTTGAAGGGAAAGATTACAATGATCACCATCACATTTGCCCTCGTCATTGCCATCTTGGTGGCAACCTTCAGCTTTCTGCTCTTCCGTTCTTTCGCCTTGGAGAGCCAGATCTCCTCAACAGAGTTCAACCTGCAGTTCATCGGGGCAAAAGCCCGTGAGAATATGGTTGCCATTGACTCCCTGATCAAGTGGTGCACCACCAATACCTTGGTATCTGCATATCTGGAACAGGAGGGTAATACCAATGCCCTGGAAACCTATGAACGGGTAAAGGAAGAGGTAATGAACAACCTCGCCCAGGCATATGTCAGCAGGATCATCATCACCGATATCAACCATACGAAACTTATTCATACAGGACTATGGATGAGTGACAGCATGCCGGTAAACACCACCAATGTGGACAGGGTACTTCCTTCCACCTTCACTGAAAATGGTGGTTGGAACCTTATCTGGCAAGACCCTTTCCTTAGGGAAGAGGCACAAGTATTGCCCATCAGGAGAGTACTCACCCGATCCTCATCCCCGGAGGTAACAGGTCAGCTCTACCTGGCGGTAAGTGCCTCATTGATCCTTGACTTGGTCAAGGATTATACACTTCCTGAGGGCTCCTCCCTCTATCTTGGAATTGGAGACCATTTTTACCAACTGAAAAACAACCGCTTCCATCTGATGCAAGTCCCCGCCATGGAAGTAATGGACGCAGATACTGATGGAGAGCGGACCCAAGTTGCAAAGGTCCTCCTGGATGGTCAACAGCAGTTGCTGATAACCTGCCCCACCGGGTTTCAGGACATTACCCTCAGCCAGACCCTCTCATCTGACAAAGTACGTTTTGAGCGTACCACCTACCTCTCCATGCTGGTCATTATCCTATTGGCAGTCTTGCTTTTTGGAACCATCCTCGCCCTCTTGCTGAACCGGCTCTTCAACCGACCCATCGCAAAGATACAGGAGAGGATGAAGGCAATCGCACATAGTGACTTCTCCAGCGACCCAAGCATCGAATGGGAGGATGAGCTGGGTGATATTGGAAAAGGAATCAATGAACTGGCAGGGCGGGTTGATGAGCTGCTTGAACGGCGTGTCACCGATGAGAAAAAGAAACAGGAACTGGAGTACCGCATGCTCCAAAGCCAGATCAATCCACACTTCCTCTACAATACGCTCAATTCCATCAAATGGATGGCTACCTTGCAGAAAGCAACAGGAATTGCTGAGATGACCACCAGCCTATCCCGCCTCATGAAGAATGTGAGCAAAGCAGATGAACCGATCATCACCCTGGAGGCGGAGCTGGAATTGCTGAACGACTACTTTGTCATCCAAAAGTACCGATATGGAGGAACCCTCGTCCTGCAGGTTTCTATAGAACCATGCTACTACGCTATAGGCATTCCCCGCTTCACCTTGCAGCCACTGGTGGAGAATGCAATTTTCCATGGTATTGAGCCGAAGGGAGGAGTTGGAACCGTAACCATCGAGGTAAGATTGGAAGAGGATGCATACAGCCTTATCATCACCGATGACGGAGTAGGAATGGATCAATCCATCATAGATGCCGCCTTCGACTCCAGCATATCCCCGAACAAGGGCATGTTCACAGAGATTGGGATCAAGAACGTAGCAAAACGAATCGAATATATGTTTGGTGAGAACTACGGGCTCACCCTGCAGAGTGAAAAAGGGCTCTACACAAAAGCCATCATTCGGTTACCACTGCAGAAAAAGGATGGAACAGCATGGCGACCAAACTAA